One Candidatus Neomarinimicrobiota bacterium genomic region harbors:
- a CDS encoding DUF885 family protein, whose protein sequence is MMKKIIAVQIMLLMLGTVISCNKSSDVSIMNSHSSLVELYHDWRAFQGDLFTDGVPDYSDERMKKQYDEFPVYKNRLANFDTTGWSIPHRIDYHLVLAEMNGLDFDHRVIKPWKRSPAFYGIIWDSQSDTPAHEGSVAHGLVELWEYDYPLSDADIIKLTQGLRTVSPFLVQAKINLTGNARDLWRGGIHRMESQSRTLADLLDKTMDTSEILTAAINDAKIATDDFITWLETKLSSKQGKSGIGIDNYNWYLKNVHLVPYSWKEIETMMRRELVRAHSSLKLEEHRNQDLPPLIPMTSKEEYDKKTHASVTEFISLLEDRDIVSMEDYMDQALRERISPYSPIEPREFFSEVIFHDPMVMRTHFYHWFDLARMRDEPHSSPIRSNPLLYNIWDSRSEGLATGMEEMMMHAGLFDHHPRARELFHILLAQRAARALGDLMMHANKWDINQAVDFTSRNTPRNWLRQDGRTVVFEQHLYLQQPSYGTTYLVGKIQIESLMTDRAIELGEAFTLKGFMDEINQVGLIPASMMRWEMTGSVEHLRGIK, encoded by the coding sequence ATGATGAAAAAAATCATAGCTGTCCAAATTATGCTGCTCATGCTGGGGACCGTCATATCCTGCAATAAGAGCAGTGATGTGAGTATCATGAACAGTCATTCCAGTCTTGTGGAGCTATACCATGACTGGCGTGCCTTTCAAGGAGATTTGTTCACAGACGGAGTCCCCGATTACAGTGATGAACGGATGAAAAAGCAGTATGATGAGTTTCCTGTATACAAGAACCGGTTGGCTAATTTTGATACCACCGGCTGGTCCATTCCCCACCGCATTGATTATCATCTAGTGCTGGCCGAAATGAATGGCCTGGATTTTGACCACAGGGTGATCAAGCCGTGGAAAAGGAGCCCTGCTTTTTATGGCATTATATGGGATTCCCAGAGTGATACACCAGCCCATGAAGGATCTGTCGCGCATGGCCTTGTTGAACTGTGGGAATATGATTATCCCCTGTCTGATGCCGATATAATAAAACTTACTCAAGGGTTACGAACAGTGTCTCCATTTCTGGTACAGGCAAAGATCAATCTCACAGGCAACGCCCGTGATCTGTGGCGCGGCGGCATTCATCGAATGGAATCACAGTCCAGAACATTGGCTGATCTTTTAGATAAAACTATGGATACCTCAGAAATATTAACAGCAGCCATCAATGATGCAAAAATTGCCACTGATGATTTTATCACTTGGCTGGAAACAAAACTGTCTTCCAAACAAGGCAAATCAGGAATTGGAATCGACAATTATAACTGGTATCTGAAAAACGTTCACTTGGTACCTTACAGCTGGAAAGAGATTGAGACTATGATGCGCCGAGAGCTGGTACGGGCCCACTCTTCTCTAAAACTGGAAGAGCACCGCAATCAAGATCTTCCCCCTTTGATTCCCATGACAAGTAAAGAAGAATATGACAAAAAAACGCATGCGTCCGTTACAGAATTTATTTCTCTGTTGGAAGATAGGGATATTGTCTCCATGGAAGATTATATGGACCAGGCCCTTAGGGAACGAATCAGTCCTTACAGCCCTATTGAACCCAGGGAATTTTTTTCTGAGGTGATATTTCACGACCCAATGGTCATGCGCACCCATTTTTACCACTGGTTCGATTTGGCACGTATGCGTGATGAACCTCATTCAAGCCCAATCAGAAGCAACCCGTTGTTATACAACATCTGGGATAGCCGATCTGAAGGGCTGGCGACTGGAATGGAAGAAATGATGATGCACGCGGGGCTGTTTGATCATCACCCTCGGGCACGAGAATTGTTCCATATTCTTCTGGCTCAGCGGGCTGCACGAGCGTTGGGTGATTTGATGATGCACGCCAACAAATGGGATATTAATCAGGCAGTGGACTTTACTTCCAGAAACACACCTAGAAACTGGCTTAGACAAGATGGTAGGACAGTGGTTTTTGAACAGCACCTGTATCTGCAGCAACCCTCTTATGGGACAACCTATCTTGTAGGAAAGATCCAAATCGAAT
- a CDS encoding tetratricopeptide repeat protein, with translation MTDIARKVSRFNLLVLLSIFLACTQSPDSRRLETVSMLGAELYSDNGGDSLLMGIETRLSAEPNNLSTLMEKGSVLEGLRRYREAVEVYTQCLLLSPESPEILRRRGQRYITLRKLDSATADLELTARRHTFVKAENLKYTENLNWAIWYYLALTYYLKADFEKALTAFQKSYDYSADNVSLLASVNWVHNCLRRLGRSNEARQVVEPIKEDMGYSGNYYKCILVYNGTKTESETINYNIAKDFEMCTVGYGMANFHWVNGDRKTALEIFRKIVAEETWQANGFLAAEAELSKIQ, from the coding sequence ATGACTGATATTGCCAGAAAAGTATCCCGGTTTAACCTTTTGGTGTTGTTGAGCATTTTTCTTGCTTGTACTCAATCGCCTGATTCGAGGCGGCTGGAAACAGTCTCAATGCTTGGAGCAGAACTCTATTCTGACAACGGCGGTGACAGTCTCTTGATGGGAATAGAAACCAGGCTGTCGGCGGAACCGAACAACCTCTCCACTCTCATGGAGAAAGGATCGGTGCTTGAAGGGTTAAGGCGGTACAGAGAAGCCGTAGAAGTTTACACACAATGTCTGTTGCTCAGTCCTGAATCGCCGGAAATTTTGAGACGACGGGGGCAGCGGTACATTACTCTTAGAAAACTGGACAGTGCCACTGCCGATCTGGAGCTGACAGCCAGGCGCCACACCTTTGTGAAGGCTGAAAATCTGAAGTACACGGAAAACCTCAACTGGGCCATTTGGTATTACCTTGCTTTGACCTACTACCTTAAAGCGGATTTCGAAAAAGCGTTGACAGCTTTTCAAAAAAGTTATGATTATTCTGCTGACAATGTATCTCTTCTTGCATCTGTGAACTGGGTCCACAATTGTCTCAGAAGATTAGGCCGATCGAATGAAGCCAGACAAGTGGTAGAGCCTATCAAAGAGGATATGGGGTATTCAGGGAATTACTATAAGTGCATCCTTGTCTACAACGGTACCAAAACAGAGTCAGAAACAATCAATTATAATATAGCTAAGGATTTTGAAATGTGTACTGTTGGATACGGCATGGCAAACTTCCATTGGGTGAATGGGGACAGAAAGACTGCCCTGGAAATTTTTAGGAAAATCGTGGCTGAGGAAACTTGGCAAGCGAATGGATTCTTGGCAGCCGAAGCTGAATTAAGCAAAATACAATAA
- a CDS encoding amidohydrolase: MTNKSFPIHHSLSRLFLLLVALLIAAPVKGKVKWTANKKAVVASVEKHKKELTGISDNIWSYAELALVEHQSSRALSDYAEKNGFKVERGVAGMPTAFVATYGSGKPRIGILGEFDANAGISQKAQPTKEARITGAPGHGCGHNLFGTGSLGAAIAIKELMEKKKLKGTVVFIGTPAEETIFGKTYMARAGLFDDLDVCMDWHPGDNLEASTQSSKALVDFRVKFYGKAAHASADPWNGFSAVDGLELYTTGMNYYREHIRPTARIHYHIETAGDVVNVVPEHAQIWTRVRENDRGNLNVVYERVKKIAEGAAMMAEVDYSIELISGIYEIQPNRTGAAALLKNMELLGPIDYSKDELKYAKTIQRETDKPEDGMDADIEPLRETLPAQGGSTDVGDVSQIIPVVRARVTAAPKDVPWHSWAVVACTGMSIGHKGMLFAAKSLSMTMVDLFENPQLVKEIKAEFKERKGDKVYKAMIPDGPPPVPQN; encoded by the coding sequence ATGACAAATAAATCCTTTCCAATTCATCATTCACTTTCTCGATTATTTTTGTTGTTGGTAGCGTTATTGATTGCTGCCCCGGTTAAGGGTAAGGTCAAATGGACTGCCAACAAAAAAGCTGTTGTGGCTTCTGTCGAAAAACATAAAAAAGAACTAACCGGCATCAGTGACAATATCTGGTCTTATGCAGAATTGGCGTTGGTGGAGCATCAATCTTCCAGGGCACTTTCTGATTATGCTGAGAAAAATGGATTCAAAGTTGAGCGGGGCGTGGCTGGGATGCCCACTGCCTTTGTAGCTACTTACGGATCAGGGAAACCCCGCATTGGTATTCTTGGAGAGTTTGATGCCAACGCCGGGATCTCTCAAAAAGCACAGCCCACAAAGGAAGCACGGATTACAGGCGCACCAGGGCACGGTTGTGGTCACAATCTTTTCGGTACAGGCAGTCTGGGCGCCGCCATTGCCATTAAGGAGCTTATGGAAAAGAAAAAACTGAAAGGGACTGTTGTCTTTATTGGCACCCCTGCAGAGGAGACAATATTTGGGAAGACTTATATGGCTAGGGCGGGCCTTTTCGATGATCTGGATGTCTGCATGGATTGGCACCCCGGTGATAATCTGGAAGCCAGTACTCAAAGCAGTAAAGCGCTGGTGGACTTCAGAGTAAAGTTTTATGGAAAGGCGGCTCATGCCTCGGCGGACCCTTGGAATGGGTTTAGTGCAGTTGATGGCTTGGAACTCTATACCACCGGCATGAACTATTACAGAGAGCATATACGACCAACTGCAAGAATTCATTATCATATTGAAACTGCCGGCGATGTTGTCAATGTTGTACCTGAACATGCGCAGATCTGGACGCGAGTTCGGGAGAATGACAGGGGAAACCTGAACGTGGTATATGAACGGGTAAAGAAAATTGCTGAAGGTGCAGCCATGATGGCTGAAGTGGATTATTCTATTGAACTGATCTCAGGAATATATGAGATTCAACCCAACCGAACAGGAGCAGCGGCTTTACTGAAAAATATGGAGCTGTTGGGTCCCATCGACTACTCAAAGGATGAACTTAAGTATGCCAAGACGATCCAGCGGGAAACAGACAAACCGGAAGATGGAATGGACGCAGATATCGAACCCTTGCGAGAAACCTTGCCAGCGCAGGGTGGATCAACGGATGTAGGCGATGTGAGTCAGATCATTCCTGTTGTACGTGCCCGCGTTACCGCCGCCCCTAAAGATGTGCCGTGGCACTCCTGGGCGGTTGTGGCCTGCACTGGTATGTCAATCGGTCACAAGGGGATGCTTTTTGCAGCCAAATCTCTTAGCATGACCATGGTGGATCTCTTTGAAAATCCTCAGCTTGTTAAAGAGATAAAAGCTGAGTTCAAGGAAAGAAAAGGGGATAAGGTCTACAAGGCAATGATACCTGATGGTCCTCCTCCTGTTCCTCAGAATTGA
- a CDS encoding class I SAM-dependent methyltransferase, whose translation MTDPEKPSLENLVESGIIDVESLHPGGMVVTEELAELCCVNENTLLLDVASGTGESACFLAEKYGCTITGIDASEALVQHATEKARARGFRIDFRVGDAHDLLFDENRFDVVISECTTCVLDKERAIAEMVRVTKPGGYVGIHDICWQDDTPEKMKIRLEEIEGEKPETLESWADLFRQAGLVNCESIDRSALIPVWIRSSKKNLGWKGQWNIAKTVYRRWGLNGLMTVWASQRIFSSRHTGYGITVGRKG comes from the coding sequence ATGACTGATCCGGAAAAGCCGTCTCTGGAAAATCTTGTTGAAAGCGGTATTATTGATGTTGAATCCCTTCATCCCGGCGGTATGGTTGTCACCGAAGAACTGGCTGAATTGTGCTGCGTGAATGAAAACACCCTTTTGCTGGATGTGGCTTCCGGTACGGGGGAGAGTGCCTGTTTTCTGGCGGAAAAGTACGGCTGTACCATTACGGGGATCGATGCTTCAGAAGCTCTGGTTCAACATGCCACTGAGAAGGCTAGGGCACGGGGTTTCCGAATCGATTTTCGGGTGGGAGATGCGCACGATCTGCTTTTTGATGAGAACAGATTCGATGTGGTTATCTCTGAATGTACTACCTGTGTACTGGACAAAGAGCGGGCTATTGCCGAAATGGTGCGTGTAACAAAGCCCGGCGGCTATGTTGGCATACATGACATATGTTGGCAGGATGACACTCCTGAAAAAATGAAGATCAGGCTTGAGGAGATAGAAGGTGAAAAACCGGAGACACTGGAAAGTTGGGCGGACCTGTTCAGACAAGCGGGACTGGTGAATTGTGAAAGTATCGACAGATCTGCATTGATCCCTGTCTGGATAAGATCATCAAAAAAGAATTTAGGGTGGAAGGGTCAATGGAATATCGCAAAAACCGTTTACAGGAGATGGGGTTTAAACGGCCTCATGACAGTTTGGGCATCGCAACGTATATTTTCAAGCAGGCATACAGGGTATGGAATCACTGTAGGCCGTAAAGGGTGA
- a CDS encoding M48 family peptidase has product MELIYYLIIISALVGEYLLSTVSAVLNMNSITDEVPEEFKGVYDSEQYARSQAYLRARTRFGLVSGTFSLLLLLIVIHIGLFGFLDGFVRAQTTQPLLAGLLFFGIIFIIIDLINIPFSLYSTFVIEEKFDFNRTTPKTYIIDKLKGYLLTAVLGSAVVAPILYFFDVFGASGWWIAWIAVTLFTVAVQPLFVHVIAPMFNKFTPLEAGELRSAIEAYSEKVNFPIARIDVMDGSRRSAHSNAYFSGLGKSKRVALFDTLLEKHTTEEIVSVVAHEVGHFKKKHIIMGTTLGVLQMGIMLFIFNLIMSDSALFAVFGVNQVSVHAGMVFFAMLYAPVSLVTSIFTTALSRRNEFQADGYALETTRNHEALVSMLKGLAISNLSHLTPHPLTVFLSYSHPPVLKRIAAVSPV; this is encoded by the coding sequence ATGGAACTGATCTATTATCTCATCATCATCAGCGCCCTAGTGGGGGAATACCTGCTCTCCACCGTCAGCGCTGTCCTTAACATGAATAGTATCACCGATGAGGTGCCAGAAGAATTCAAAGGTGTTTACGATTCTGAACAATATGCCCGGTCCCAGGCCTACCTGAGAGCCAGGACCCGGTTTGGCCTTGTTTCCGGCACATTTAGTTTGCTGCTGTTGCTCATTGTGATCCATATTGGTCTATTCGGTTTTCTGGATGGTTTTGTCCGGGCTCAAACCACCCAGCCCCTCCTGGCGGGGCTCCTCTTTTTCGGTATCATTTTTATTATAATCGATCTCATCAATATTCCTTTTTCTCTTTACAGCACCTTTGTTATTGAAGAAAAATTTGACTTCAACCGAACCACGCCGAAGACTTATATCATAGATAAACTGAAAGGATATCTTCTCACCGCCGTTTTGGGTAGTGCTGTCGTGGCGCCTATCCTCTATTTCTTTGACGTCTTCGGGGCCAGCGGCTGGTGGATCGCCTGGATAGCAGTGACCCTATTTACCGTGGCCGTTCAGCCCCTGTTTGTTCACGTCATTGCTCCCATGTTCAACAAATTCACGCCTCTGGAAGCGGGGGAACTCCGTTCTGCCATCGAGGCTTATTCGGAAAAGGTGAACTTCCCCATCGCCCGCATCGACGTCATGGATGGAAGTCGCCGGTCAGCCCACTCCAACGCCTACTTCAGTGGCCTGGGGAAGAGCAAGCGGGTGGCCCTTTTTGACACTCTTCTGGAAAAGCACACTACGGAGGAGATCGTTTCCGTTGTGGCCCACGAGGTGGGACACTTCAAGAAAAAACATATCATCATGGGCACAACGCTCGGCGTGCTTCAGATGGGTATCATGCTCTTTATCTTTAACCTCATCATGAGCGATTCTGCTCTCTTCGCTGTCTTTGGTGTAAATCAGGTCTCTGTTCATGCCGGGATGGTCTTTTTCGCTATGCTCTATGCACCGGTGAGTCTGGTGACATCCATCTTTACCACGGCCCTGAGCCGCCGGAATGAGTTCCAGGCTGACGGCTATGCTTTAGAAACGACACGGAACCACGAGGCGCTGGTGAGTATGCTGAAAGGCCTTGCCATCAGCAACCTTTCTCACCTGACGCCTCATCCGCTCACTGTTTTCCTTTCTTACAGCCATCCGCCCGTGCTGAAACGCATTGCGGCCGTGTCTCCCGTATAA